The window ACGCGAAGGGAGAAAAAGTCATCCTGAGCTGGGGAGAGATCTACTACCCGTCGGCGCTGCACCGCGTCATCATCGCCGACCGCGTCGCGCCGATCATCCCCAGCGAAACGAAGGAGAACTGGCCCCTCCCGGAGGCCGCGAAACTGGTGTGCGGCGACGACCTGGTCAGCGAGCGCAACCTCGGCGCGCCGACCCGCATCACCGTGTTCTCGGCACCGCTGAGCCTGCCGGGAAAAAAGGGTCAGAAGCCGCTCTATGCCGCGAATTTCCAGGTGACTCCCGCCGGCGGCCAGACCGTTGCCTTCGACCCGGCCTGGTTTGGTCAGCTCCGGGTCTACCCCGCTGTATTCTATGGCCGGGGCAAGGGTTTCCACGGCATCGAGCAATTCATTGGCTGTCCGCTCAAGGACGCATTGAAGAACTTTTTCACCTTTGACAGCGCGACGCTGCAGCGGGGCTACATGGTCGTGGGTTCCGTCGACGGCTACCGCGTGGCCCTGACCTGCAGCGAGCTCTTCAACCGCAACGACCAGGCCGAGTTCCTATTGATCGACCGCGGCCAGGGCCAGGATGGCGGCCGCTATGCGCTCTTCCCGGCCCCTGATTTTTTCTCCGACCGCGCCGTCAAGGCGGTCGGCGCCATCCACTTTCTCACCTACTGAGCCCTCCCCAAAAAGAAACCCGCCGCTGCCTAGCAGGGCGGGTTTTCAATTCAATAAATGGGAGTAGAAATTTCCTGGGGTAGCTTATTTGTTTTCCGGTTTTTTGTTGGCCGGAGGGGGCGGCAGGATCCTGCTGCCGATCTTTTTCTTGAACTCTTCCCGCGCCTGGCGGCTGTCAAGATAGAACTGGAGCTGGACGAACTCCTCTTCCAACGCTGCCGCCATCTTGGCGATGCCGTCCTTTTCGCCCCAGGTCCAACGGACATAGGTCACATCCCAGACGAAATCGGTGAGGGCTTTGACGAAAGGATTCTCGAACAATTCGTTTTTGACGACCGGCGTGACGATCATCTTGAAGACGGTCAGCATGCGCCGGTAGCGGTTGAAGAAGATGTTGTCGATCAGGTTGGCCTCGCGGGTCATTTTGGCATCGATGGCAAGCTGATCCAGACGCTCGTTGACAACCGCGAAGCCGCCGCCCTTGGACGTCCCCGACGTGGTCAGATTGTCAAACAGGGTCAGCAGCGAATTGAGCAGCGCGTAGCCGTCCTTGACAGTCGCCGTTGCCGGGGCCGGGTCGGCTCCCGGGGCCAGGGCAACCGCCTCTTCGCCATGCAGAAAAAAGGCTATTGACAGGATGAACAGCACCAGAATTTTGTATTTCATGTGAACCTCCTTGCATTTTTTTTACAGCGCATCACTTGAGCCGCGGCAATTCCTCGCGGCTGAACCCGTACCCGGTGACCTGGAGCCGGGTGACGCGGCCGCGGCGGTCGCGGATGAACTCCAGGCGAACGGGATCGGACAGTTCGCTGGCGAACACGGTCGCGCTCAGGGGCGTCAGCAGCACCGTCTGCTCCGTTTCGCGTCGGTAGCGGAGCTGCCCGCCCTCGACCCAGACCCGGGCGGTGCCATAGGTCCCGGCCAGGCGTTGCAACTCAGGCAAACCCGGATCGACCGGCTGCGCGGCGGCTTTGGTGCGCTCCAGCGCCCAATCCAGCCTTTGCTGATCAACAGGGTTTGCCGCTTGCGCCCGCAATTTTTCCAGCGCCTGCAAATGGGCGGAAACGAGGGCGGTGCGGGCCGCGGTCTTGACATCGGGAATTACGCCGGTACCTTCCCAGTTGGAACCGGTTTTCTGGTCTACCGGGCGTCCCATCGGCATCCAGACGCGGAAACAGGGGGCGATATCCAGGATGCCGCCGGCATTGGCTCCGCCGCCGGTCGCCTCGCCGACGATGGTGGCGCGCTTGAGAACTTGAAAACGGTAGGCAAAACCCTCCGCCCCCGAAAAGGTGCGGGCGCTGGTCAATATGTACATGGGAACATCGGCGAGGCGTTTGCCGGGGATCCAAGCCAGCGTCCAAAAGTGCTCGGTGAAATTGTCGCCCCGGAATACCATGTCAAAGAGCGAGGTGGGTCGGGCAAAGAAATAAGCGGCAAAAAAAGGCATCATATGGGCGCTCCCCCCCGTGCAGTTACGGATATCGACGATCAAGGCATCGGCATTGGCCAAAAAAGCCATGGTGCCGGCCAGGGTATCTCCGGCCGCATCGGGCGGCATGAAGCGCCTGATGTCGAGATAGCCGACGTTGCCGGCAAGAATTTCCGCCCTGGCAAAGCCGAAATTGGCCTGGCGCATCGCCGCCTGCTCCGCGTCCTTTCTCGCCTTTTCCTGCTCCGGGGTTTTTTCTGCCGCGGGTGGCTCTGGCTCGGCGTAGCCGAAACGCAGATGGGCGTCCTTGGTTACGGCCTGCAGGTCGACGGTGACGGCAGCCCCGAAGGCGCGCGGGTCGTCGGTATTGTACGCGCCGTTGGCCAGACGCTGTTCAAGGAATTGGACGGCCTTCTCGGCCACATCGAGCAGAACGTATCTGGCTTTCAATGTCTTGCCAAGCTCGGCGATCGCCTGGGCTTTCTGTTCATTCGTTACCTGTGCCTGGCCCAGGCCGCCCAGCAGCCAAATCAGAAGCATATAAACAGATAATCTCATCCTCAGACCTCCCTGCATATTTGACAGAATTGGGTGAGCAGCCGCTCGATGGAATTTTCCCGGATCACTTTTTTCATTCTCCGCTGCACGGCCGCCGGGTCTCCGTGCTCGACGGGAAGGGAAGGGCCGACCGGTTTGATAACCGGAGCAGCGGCGCGGTTCAACCCGGCCGCTTCGCCCCACGGCGAAAACGAAGGGAAGAAATATGGCATGGCGAGGGGTTGCGGTGTCTGAACGTGCGGTTCCCAGCGGTGTCCGTACAGAAACGAATCGGCCAGCAAGCCGCCCGCTCCGGGTTCAACGGGAGTCGTTCGCCAGTTTCCCTGCAGCAAAAAAAACAGGGTCAGGCCGACGGCTAAAAGCAGAGAGGCGGCCGCCGCCAGAAAAGCGGGATGATGGACGGCCAACCCGAAAGGCCGGCGCACAGGAGCGATGGCCGGCGCCGTGGCAGGATCGAATCCCAGGCTGAGGAACCCGGACAGCGCCGCCTCCTTCTCCTTCTCGATCAGGCGGCTGATCTCCGGCCACGAATCACGTTGTTTTCCCATGGTGTTCCTCCCGGTAAAAACGCAGCACAGCCTGGCGGGCCCGGTTCAGCCGCGACATCACCGTGCCGACGCTGACCCGGAGCGCCGCGGCGATCTCCTGATAAGAAAGCTCCCCGTACTCGCGCATGACCAGCACGTCGCGCTGGCGGCGCGGCAGGCTGGCGATCGCCTTCCTGACCACGCGGATCTCGTCCTCGGCGCCGGCGTTGTTCTCGGGCGTGCGTAAATCGACGGCGCTGCATTCGGAAACGGGATGAAAGGCCCCGCGCGCCTTGCGGCGCCGGGCCATGTCCAGGCAGGTGTTGCGGGCGATGCGCATGATCCAGGCCTGCAGGCGGCCGGGCTCGACGTCGCGGCAATGGCTCAAGGCCTTGGCGAAGGTGTCCTGGGTCAGGTCGCGGGCGTCGGCGGCATTGCCGACAAAACCCAGGCACAGGCAGAAAACCTTGTCCCGGTAGCCGAGCAGCTCCTGCCACAAGTCGCCCGTTTCTCGGGCGGATGCCGGATGGATGCTCATCGTCTCCTCGACTCTCAATATCGCTTCCTGCATCATACCCTAAAAACGCGCCCGGGGGCAAAATATTCCATCCCGGAGGTGATTTATGCTACAACGGGATACCCGCACCTTGCAGGCATAGTCATCCCCTACCGGCAAACCCATGGTATTTTTTGCCAGTTATTTATAATATTTCGGGGATATGCTATAGGTTTAGCAAGGAGGAAAATCAGACATGTTAATCATTTTTGTTCTGTACCTCGCCATCCTGATGGCCATTACAGCTTATACGGCAAGAATGTCAAAAAATTCATCCGATTTTATTTCCGGAGGAAGAAGGATCGGAGGTGTCGCTCTTGCCCTTTGATAGGGATCCAGGCCATATGGTTTGCTCTGGGTTGTGTGATAGGCATCATTTTCATCTGGTTTGTAATGGGAAACAGGCTGAGAAAGGAATCCGAAGCCACCGGGGCACGGACGATCACCAGCATGATATCCAGAAAATTCCCCGGAGCCGAAAAAG of the Candidatus Aminicenantes bacterium genome contains:
- a CDS encoding S41 family peptidase; the protein is MLLIWLLGGLGQAQVTNEQKAQAIAELGKTLKARYVLLDVAEKAVQFLEQRLANGAYNTDDPRAFGAAVTVDLQAVTKDAHLRFGYAEPEPPAAEKTPEQEKARKDAEQAAMRQANFGFARAEILAGNVGYLDIRRFMPPDAAGDTLAGTMAFLANADALIVDIRNCTGGSAHMMPFFAAYFFARPTSLFDMVFRGDNFTEHFWTLAWIPGKRLADVPMYILTSARTFSGAEGFAYRFQVLKRATIVGEATGGGANAGGILDIAPCFRVWMPMGRPVDQKTGSNWEGTGVIPDVKTAARTALVSAHLQALEKLRAQAANPVDQQRLDWALERTKAAAQPVDPGLPELQRLAGTYGTARVWVEGGQLRYRRETEQTVLLTPLSATVFASELSDPVRLEFIRDRRGRVTRLQVTGYGFSREELPRLK
- a CDS encoding sigma-70 family RNA polymerase sigma factor; amino-acid sequence: MRVEETMSIHPASARETGDLWQELLGYRDKVFCLCLGFVGNAADARDLTQDTFAKALSHCRDVEPGRLQAWIMRIARNTCLDMARRRKARGAFHPVSECSAVDLRTPENNAGAEDEIRVVRKAIASLPRRQRDVLVMREYGELSYQEIAAALRVSVGTVMSRLNRARQAVLRFYREEHHGKTT